One genomic window of Panicum hallii strain FIL2 chromosome 6, PHallii_v3.1, whole genome shotgun sequence includes the following:
- the LOC112896571 gene encoding phospho-2-dehydro-3-deoxyheptonate aldolase 1, chloroplastic-like, producing MPLAPSTPALLPNPALPSPGRPRSRRALLRARAVRAAPRPPSSWSVGSWRDRPALQQPEYPDKAELDEVLRTVEAFPPIVFAGEARTLEERLAEAAMGRAFLLQGGDCAESFKEFNANNIRDTFRVLLQMSVVLMFGGQMPIVKVGRMAGQFAKPRSDGFEERDGVKLPSYRGDNINGDTFDEKSRLPDPHRLIRAYSQSAATLNLLRAFATGGYAAMQRVTQWNLDFTQHCEQGDRYMELAHRVDEALGFMAAAGLTLDHPIMTTTEFWTGHECLLLPYEQALTREDSTTGLYYDCSAHFLWVGERTRQLDGAHVEFLRGIANPLGIKVSDKMDPAELVRLIDIMNPENRAGRITIITRMGPENMRVKLPHLIRAVRGAGQIVTWVTDPMHGNTMKAPCGLKTRSFDRILAEVRAFFDVHEQEGSHPGGVHLEMTGQNVTECIGGSRTVTFDDLGSRYHTHCDPRLNASQSLEMAFIIAERLRKRRIASWPLNRNQLGSIPSMGL from the exons ATGCCACTCGCGCCATCAACCCCCGCGCTGCTGCCCAACCCGGCCCTCCCCTCGCCAGGGCGGCCGCGCTCCCGCAGGGCGCTCCTCCgggcccgcgccgtgcgcgcggcgccgcggccgccgagcAGTTGGTCGGTGGGGAGCTGGCGGGACCGCCCGGCGCTGCAGCAGCCGGAGTACCCGGACAAGGCGGAGCTTGATGAGGTGCTGCGGACGGTGGAGGCGTTCCCGCCCATCGTCTTCGCCGGGGAGGCGCGCACCCTCGAGGAGCGGCTCGCGGAGGCGGCCATGGGCCGGGCGTTCCTCCTCCAGGGCGGCGACTGCGCCGAGAGCTTCAAGGAGTTCAACGCCAACAACATCAGGGATACCTTCCGCGTCCTTCTGCAAATGTCCGTTGTGCTCATGTTCGGAGGCCAGATGCCTATCGTCAAG GTGGGAAGAATGGCAGGCCAGTTCGCAAAGCCAAGATCAGATGGTTTTGAGGAGCGGGATGGAGTGAAGTTGCCAAGCTACAGAGGGGACAATATTAATGGGGATACATTCGATGAGAAGTCAAGATTGCCAGATCCACACCGCCTGATACGGGCGTACTCGCAGTCTGCAGCAACACTGAATTTGCTGCGGGCATTCGCTACCGGAGGTTATGCTGCAATGCAGAGGGTAACACAGTGGAACCTTGACTTCACACAGCATTGTGAACAGGGCGATAG GTACATGGAGTTGGCTCACCGCGTTGACGAGGCTTTGGGATTCATGGCAGCTGCTGGACTCACTTTAGATCACCCTATAATGACAACAACAGAATTCTGGACAGGCCATGAGTGCCTTCTTCTTCCCTATGAGCAGGCGCTTACTCGTGAAGACTCCACCACTGGCCTCTATTATGACTGCTCTGCCCACTTCCTATGGGTTGGAGAGCGTACTCGCCAACTTGATGGTGCACATGTGGAGTTCCTTAGGGGCATTGCCAATCCTCTTGGTATCAAG GTCAGTGACAAGATGGACCCAGCAGAACTTGTGCGGTTGATTGATATCATGAATCCTGAAAACAGAGCAGGGAGAATAACCATCATCACAAGAATGGGACCTGAAAACATGAGGGTGAAACTTCCTCACCTGATACGTGCTGTCCGTGGGGCTGGCCAGATAGTAACATGGGTCACTGACCCAATGCATGGtaacaccatgaaggcccctTGTGGACTCAAAACTCGTTCCTTTGACAGAATTTTG GCTGAGGTGCGTGCCTTCTTTGATGTTCACGAACAAGAAGGGAGCCACCCAGGAGGCGTGCATCTGGAAATGACCGGACAGAATGTGACAGAGTGCATTGGTGGGTCACGCACGGTGACATTTGATGATCTGGGCTCACGATACCACACGCACTGTGACCCAAGGCTCAACGCCTCACAGTCGCTGGAGATGGCATTCATCATCGCTGAACGCCTTAGGAAAAGGAGGATCGCATCATGGCCTTTGAACAGGAACCAGCTGGGTTCCATTCCATCAATGGGTCTGTAA
- the LOC112896572 gene encoding uncharacterized protein LOC112896572 has protein sequence MMAAGAHDDADEPPRRSALKKSAPAQPWSEVETFHLIDAYDERWTALGRGQLKAQQWEEVAADVAARCAATPGVTVQRKTGTQCRHKLEKLRKRYRTEAARPVTSLWTFFRRMDQLERGPLAVSSAYPPAAGSPTGAASDEEEEEEEEEEEEEEEEEEENEEEEEELVPRNNNTRSINGIIREFGSGLAPRHPQLQLQQPPSSITPSTAPPRKRVAYEAFQAKAAAAAAAAVAADKAKEEEVELFRRPSGRGGANAQLSAVLRDFSEGVMRLERRRMEMQWEIERGWQETEARHAKMLQDAQRQLRDTVAASCALPPKKARRDYGSSGDS, from the coding sequence ATGATGGCCGCGGGGGCGCACGACGACGCCGACGAGCCGCCGCGGCGGTCCGCGCTTAAGAAGAGCGCGCCGGCGCAGCCGTGGTCGGAGGTGGAGACCTTCCACCTCATCGACGCGTACGACGAGCGCTGGACGGCGCTGGGGCGCGGCCAGCTCAAGGCGCAGCAgtgggaggaggtggcggcggacgtCGCCGCGCGCTGCGCCGCCACGCCGGGGGTCACCGTCCAGCGCAAGACCGGGACCCAGTGCCGCCACAAGCTCGAGAAGCTCCGCAAGCGCTACCGCACCGAGGCTGCCCGCCCCGTCACCTCGCTCTGGACCTTCTTCCGCCGCATGGATCAGCTCGAGCGCGGGCCCCTCGCCGTCTCCTCCGCCTACCCGCCCGCGGCTGGCTCCCCGACGGGCGCCGCctccgacgaggaggaggaggaggaggaggaggaagaagaagaggaagaggaagaggaagaggaaaacgaggaggaagaggaagagctCGTCCCCCGGAACAACAACACCAGGAGCATCAACGGCATCATCCGGGAATTCGGCAGCGGCCTCGCCCCGCGCCACccgcagctgcagctgcagcagccgCCTTCTTCAATCACGCCTTCCACCGCGCCTCCGCGGAAGAGAGTGGCCTACGAGGCGTTCCAGGCcaaggccgcggccgccgccgcggcggcggttgcGGCGGACAAGGCCAAGGAAGAGGAGGTCGAGCTGTTTCGCCGTCCCTCTGGCCGTGGGGGAGCCAACGCCCAGCTCTCGGCGGTGCTGAGGGATTTCAGCGAGGGGGTCATGCGGCTGGAGCGCCGGCGCATGGAGATGCAGTGGGAGATCGAGCGCGGGTGGCAGGAGACGGAGGCCCGGCACGCCAAGATGCTCCAGGATGCGCAGCGCCAGCTCCGGGACACCGTCGCCGCCTCCTGCGCCCTGCCGCCGAAGAAGGCCAGGAGGGACTACGGCAGCAGCGGCGACTCCTAG
- the LOC112896573 gene encoding uncharacterized protein LOC112896573 has protein sequence MLLPPHPCPLARLRASSPSLGARLRPCLPFPPSPSHAPLVSRSPLPRWPPPLRAHGSGEPVRRRAAFGLDAFLSAAELLCLAPPAICSVVCAARLVFSPSSASAGPLPLTDGRLLALQYVLLVGAVAIGSLIRRRQSGRLRPATGAAERVGVGLVERMEKVEDSVRGMVAAVGVLSRTVEKLSIRFRVLRRTLRDAISETANLAQKNSEATRILAAQEGLLEKEIGAIQKVLYAMQEQQQKQLDLILAIGEASTILGGEQDMLDGGSARSSSTDPAPEIENKQAKVSSGAVTGHNKP, from the exons ATGCTGCTACCGCCGCATCCCTGCCCCCTCGCGCGGCTCCGCGCCAGCTCCCCCTCCCTCGGCGCGCGCCTCCGCCCCTGTCTCCCGTTCCCGCCCTCTCCTTCCCATGCTCCGCTCGTCTCCCGAAGCCCCCTTCCCCGATGGCCTCCGCCGCTTCGCGCCCACGGGTCCG GCGAgcccgtccgccgccgcgccgccttcggcctcgaCGCGTTCCTCTCGGCCGCGGAGCTGCTCTGCCTCGCGCCGCCGGCAATCTGCTCGGTGGTCTGCGCCGCGCGACTCGTCTTCTCGCCAAGTAGCGCCAGCGCGGGGCCGCTGCCGCTCACGGACGGGAGGCTGCTTGCCCTGCAGTACGTGCTCTTGGTGGGCGCAGTGGCGATCGGGAGCCTGATACGGCGGAGGCAGTCGGGGCGGCTTCGCCCGGCGACCGGTGCTGCGGAGCGGGTGGGGGTGGGATTGGTGGAGAGGATGGAGAAGGTGGAGGACAGTGTGAGGGGCATGGTGGCGGCCGTTGGTGTGCTGTCGAGGACCGTTGAGAAGCTTAGCATCAGGTTTAGGGTGCTGCGGAGGACATTGAGGGACGCTATCAGTGAG ACAGCAAATTTAGCCCAGAAGAATTCTGAAGCCACTCGTATACTAGCTGCACAAGAAGGCCTTCTTGAAAAAGAAATTGGCGCAATTCAAAAGGTGCTATATGCAATGCAG GAACAACAGCAAAAGCAACTTGACctaatccttgcaattggggaAGCAAGCACGATACTAGGTGGTGAGCAAGACATGTTAGATGGGGGCAGTGCTAGATCTTCCAGCACAGATCCAGCGCCAGAAATAGAGAACAAACAGGCAAAAGTAAGCTCTGGAGCTGTTACAGGCCACAACAAACCCTGA